DNA from Algisphaera agarilytica:
AATTAGGGGTTTTGGCCCGGATAGGCAATACGATGGCGGACTCACCACATCACGCGGAGTTGATCAACGAGGACGGCTCGTGGAAGTACACCAACGCGCTGGCCATGGAAACCAGCCCGTACCTTCGGCAGCACGCCCACAACCCCGTGGATTGGGTGCCGTGGGGCGAGGCGGCGTTTGCGGAGGCGGCCCAGCGCGACGTGCCGATCTTCCTGTCGATCGGGTACTCGACCTGCTACTGGTGCCACGTCATGGAGCGGCAGGTCTTCGAGAACCCCGCGATTGCGAAACAGATGAACGAGCAGTTTGTCTGTGTGAAGGTCGATCGCGAGGAACGGCCGGACGTGGACGACATCTACATGACCGCGACGCAGCTGCTCACGGGAAGCGGCGGCTGGCCGATGTCGGTGTTCCTCACTCCCGCAAGTCCAGAAAGCGAGGCAGGCGGCCTGCTCCCGTTCTGGGCCGGGACGTACATCCCGCCGACGCCCGCCTACGGCCGACCGAGCTTCCCGCAGGTGATGGACGCGATGAGCGGGGCGTGGCGCGACGAGCGTGACCACGTCATCGAGCAGTCTCAGCGTGTGGCCGATGCGGTCCGGCAGCAGGTGGCTCAGGGCGGAGCGAGCAGCAGCGGCGGGGCGGTGAGCTTGGAGATGGTCGAACGCACGGCCGGGCAGCTCCGCCAGCGCTACGACCCGACCCACGGCGGCTTCTCCGGCAACGACGGCCCCAAGTTTCCCACCCCCAGTACCGTCGCCGTCCTGCTCGATGTCTATCAGCAGGAGCCCGACGAAGAGCTGGCGGAGCAGATCCGGCACACGCTCGACCGGATGGCCCTGGGCGGGATGTACGACCAAGTCGGCGGCGGGTTCCACCGCTACAGCGTCGACGAGAAGTGGCTGGTCCCGCACTTCGAAAAGATGCTCTACGACAACGGCCAGATGCTTGAGCTATACGCCCAGGCCTACGAAGAATGGCAAGGCGAACGCGCGGCGGCGCTGTACGCCCGGGTGATGCATGAGACGGCGGACTACCTGCTGCGGGAGATGCTCGATGCGACCGGCGCGTTTTGGTCGGCCCAGGACGCCGAGGTGAACACCAAAGAGGGCGAGAACTACGTCTGGAAACCCGAGCAGGTCGGCGAGGCGTTGGCGGACGAAGACGACGCTGAGCCGCTGACCGCGTTGGCCATGGCGATGTATGGGCTTGACCTGGGCACCAACTTCCAGGACCCCCATCACGCGGATGCCGAGGCGGTAAACGTGTTGTTCATGCCACGCACGATGTCCGAGCTCGTGGGGTTTGCCGACGGGGATATGGGCGGGGTGATGCGGATGCGCGAGCGGATCAACGCGGCGCTGCTGAAGGTGCGCGACACCCGGGACCAGCCGGGCACGGACGACAAGGTGCTCACCTCCTGGAACGGTCTCGCCATCGCGGGGCTGGTCGAAGCGGGACGGCTGTTGGAAGAGCCCCGCTTCATCGACGCGGCGCGGAACGCCGCGGACGCCGTGCTTCAGCACATGAGCGAATCGGGCGGCGGGTTGCTGCGGTCCATGCGCGGCGACGAGGCCAAGATCCCCGCCTTCCTCGAAGACTACGCGTTCTTCATCCACGGGCTGCTCAAGCTGCACCAAACCCAGGAAGATTCCCATGGTGACCGCTACCTGGCCGAGGCGGCGCGTCTGAACGAAGTCGTGCAGGACCGTTTCGCGGCTGCCAATGGCGGGTATTTCGACACGCTTGAGGACCAGGCCGACTTGTTCGTGCGGACCCGCTCGACGTACGACGGGGCGATTCCGTCGGGCAACAGCCAGATGATCCACAACCTGCTGGCGCTGCACCAACTCACGGACGACGAGGCCCACGCCCGGCGGGCGGTATTGGACCTGCGTAGCTTCGCGTCCCCTTTGGCTGAGAGCGGCTTGGGGATGACGCATATGCAGCGGGCGGCGCTTCGGGCGCTCAGCGACCTGCCCGCGGAATGGGCGTCGGCCCTCGAAGAGGACGGCCCGGCCGAGGCGAGCGGCGGCCGGCCGGTCGTGGTGCAGGTCCGGCCCATCGAGGGCGAGGCGAATGCCTACCGCGTGGTGCTGTCGATCGTTGAGGGGTATCACATCAATGCCAACCCCGCGTCGATGGAGGGGCTCGTGTCCACCGCGGTTTCCGCCGAGGGCGTGGAGTTGGAGGTCACCTACCCGTCGCCGATGACCGAGACGTATCTGTTCACGGACGAGCCCTTGTCGGTTTACGAGGGCAGGGTGGAGATTATCGTGCGGGCGGATCAGCCGATCGAAGCGTTGACGCTGCAATACCAGGCCTGCACCGACTCGGCTTGCCTCGAGCCGGTGACGCGGTCGATCAAACTGCGGTAAAGTCCCGGCTCGGCTCCGCTCCTAACGCGTTCACCCGATCATGATCGACACCCACTGCCACCTGACCTACGACGGCCTGCACGAGCGCGTTGATTCCGTCATCGAAGCGGCTCAACGCAACGGCGTCGATCGCATGATCACCGTCGGCACCACCCCGAACGACGCCGCCAAGGCGGCGGCGCTGGCCGAACGCTTCGACAACGTGTTCTTCACCGCGGGGCTCCACCCCGGCTACAGCGGCAATGTGACGGACCACGCTGCGTTGAAAGACGGCCTGCGGCAGCTGCTGGCCCACCCACGCGTCGTCGCCGTCGGCGAGATGGGGCTGGACCAGCACTACCCCGACCCGCCGATGAGCAGCCAACGGCCCGCGTTCGCGGCGCAGCTCGAGCTCATGAACGAGCATGCCGAGCAAGGCAATCCGTTCCCCGGCGTCATCCACAACCGCAAGGCGACGGACGAAACCCTGGCGATGATCCACGACCACGGGGTGCCCGGAGAGCGTTTGGTGTTCCACTGCTTCACCGGCTCGGTCGAGGAAGTCGAACAGATCCTGGCGATCGGGGCGATGGTAAGCTTCACCGGGATCACGACGTTCAAGGGCGCCGCAAGCGTGGCCGAGGCGTCGGACCGCGTGCCCCTGGATCGGCTGATGATCGAGACCGACAGCCCGTACCTGACGCCGGCGCCGTACCGCAAGGTGAAGACCAACGAGCCGAAGTTCGTACGCCACGTCGCGGAGTTTTTGGCCGAGCGGCGTGGGCTGTCGCTGCGTGAATTCGTCGCGGCGGTGGATGCCAATGCCGAGCGTTTCTTCCGCCTGCCTGAAGTCACTGCATAAAAACGCCCGGCATGCACTTGCACGCCGGGCGTTTGGTAAGGAGTAATATTGGGGTGTCGCTTTACGCGGCGATCTTGAGGCCGTGGTTGCCGAGGTAGCCGAGGAGGCGGTCCTGATCGACTTCGCTGTGGAACTGCTCGAAGACCATGCCCATACGGGTGGGGCCGAGTTCGGGTTCTTCGTCGTGGAAGCGGACGATCTTGCCGGTGGCCTGGAAGGTGACGTGTTCCTGCCCGGGGAGGATGCCGCGGACTTCGATGTCGGTGCCGGGCTCAAGGGGCTGGTCGAGTTCGAAACGCATGCCGCTGAGGCTGACGTCGTAGATGTGGCCGGTCCAGCAGTAGCGGTCGGCCCCGGCGGGGCGGACGCGGACGAGGCTGTACATCGCGGGGATCTTCAATCGGGGCTGCCGCCGCGCTTCGGTCTTACGGTCCGTGGAAGGGGTGGTGTCAGACGCAGGCAGGCGGAAGTCGGTCATGAGTCATCTCCGAGGGGCGATATGGTTTGAGCTACATCAACGACATCGACCCCCCGCATGACGGACTTAACCGTTGCAGACGGAAAAACTCGCCCACCCCAGTTTGGAGGCGCAGTCCGCCTAATGCCGATAACCCCAACATGGACCATACCGGCCGTTCCAACCCGCGAAGCCCGCTTTTTGCTGCGAAAAACAGCTCCATCAGCGCTCGAACGCCCCGTGAACGGCGCACCGGCCCGGGCACACTGCTCGTCGGGACGGCGCTCTGCGTCCGACAACTCCTGCCCAGCCTCCTCACCCTCGATCCGGCCCCGTCGTTATTGGGCTGTCTCCTGCCCAAGCCCGCGATCTTGCCGCTGCCGGTCCTGGGCGGATTCGACCAGCTTGAAGCCATGGCCCAGCGCCCCGAGGTGCAGCAGGTCCTCGTCAGCCTGCCCGCGGTGATGGACGATCAATTGCGGACCATCGCGGCCACGCTCGATCGCCTCGGCGTGACCTGGCGATACCTCCCGCCCCTGGCCGACCAACTCGCCGGGCACTCCACCCCCCGCAACCCCAAGCGTCGGACCGGCGGCGTCGATCCGACCCAGCTCATTGACCGTCAACCCCGGCCGCTCGACGAGCCCGCCATCCGGGCCGGCGTCACCGGCAAGACCGTGCTCATCACCGGAGCGGGGGGGTCCATCGGCTCGGAGTTGGCCCACGTGGTCGCCCGCTTCAACCCGTCGCGGCTGGTGCTGGTCGAACGCTCCGAAAACTCGCTCTTCGAGATCGACCGCCAGATCGCTCGCCGATACCCCGGCCTCGTCCGCGAGACGGTGCTGCACGACGTGACCCAGGCCGAGCGCACGCTGGACCTGGTCGAACGCATCGCCCCGGCGGTGATCTTCCACGCCGCGGCGCACAAGCACGTGCCCATGATGGAGAACCACCCGGCGGAGGCGGTGGAGAACAACTTCTACGGCACGCGCAGCATCGCCGACGCCGCCAACCAGGCGGGCTGCGAGCGGTTCGTGATGATCTCGACCGACAAGGCGGTCAACCCTTCGTCGGTCATGGGCGCCAGCAAACGCCTCGCCGAGCTGTACATCCGCCACCTCGACCAGGGCAGCGACACGACGTTCTGCATGGTGCGGTTCGGCAACGTGCTCGGCTCGGCCTGCTCGCTCATCCCGATCTGGACCGATCAACTCGGCCGCGGCGGCCCGATCACGGTGACCCACCGTGAGATGACCCGCTACTTCATGACCATCCCCGAAGCGGCGGGGCTGGTGCTCCAGGCCGGGGCGTACGCCGAGGGCGGCGAAGTCTTCCTGCTCGATATGGGCAAACCGATCCGCATCCTCGACATGGCCGACCGGTTCCTGCGGCTGCAGGGCTTTGCGCCTGATGTGGATGTGAAGATTGAGATCACCGGCCCGCGTCCCGGGGAAAAACTCTTCGAAGAACTCGCCTACACCGGCGAAGACATGCTGCCCACGCCGCACGAGTCGATCCGCATCTGGCGTGCCGCTCAGCCCGAGCCGGCGCAGATCCAGCAGATCATCTCGACCTTCGATCGCTTGCGTGACAAGTCCAGCGACGGGTCACGCCGGTGGCGCGACACCAACTCCGAGGCCATCGTCACGGCGCTGCGGTCGCTGCTTCCGGAGATGGTGAAAGCGGCGTCGGCGGCGGGTTGATCTCGCGGTCCGCGGTCGCCGTATCCTCAACCCCGGTTTCCGGATTCTCTTCGATCAACGGGTAGTACCGCTCGGCGATCTGTCGGACCGCCTCGCCGTAGCCCTTGGGGAAGCCCCAGACGTTGGTCTCGGGGGTGATCGCCAGCCCGCGTTCGGAGGGCGTGAGGTCGTGGGCGAGCAGGAGGAACAGGTCCGACGCCACGCCCGGGTTTTCGGTGTGGTGCGAGTGTCCGAGGCCGTAGGTTTTTTGGCCGGTGATATCGATGATCGAGACGTGGGGGTGGGACTTGAGCCACAGCCGCTGGGTTTCGTCGAGGTAGTCGCCGGTGATGCTGCCCGCCCGGATGATGCCGAAGAGCAGTCGCGTCGCCCAGGCCAGGGCTTTGTCGTCCGGCGAGGTGTAGATGGTCATCTGCCGGGGGATGTCGTGGAACCCCTCGCGGAAGAACCGTTTCTGCAGCACGTCCACGTCGATGTCGGGCGCGACCAGCACGACGTTGTCGATGCGGAAGCGTTGGTGGAGTTGCTCGGGCGACTTGTCGTAGCCGATAAGACGCATCTCCCGCAGCGTGTTCGAGGTGAGGAACGTGCCCATGGAGTGCGCGACGATGTTGATGCGCTCGGCGTCGGTGTGGTCGGCCAGGAAGACCAGCAGCTGGCGCAGGTCGCTCACGGCATACGTCGCCGACTCGCGGTCTTCCAGGTAGTCCAGCAGGTGTTTCTGCGAGGGCCAGGCGAAGGTGATGACCGCGCCGCGTCGGCCGTTGTAGTGGTGCAGGCTCGCGGCGGACTCGATGGCGTCGATAAACGAGTTGCGGTAGCCGTGGATGTAGACGTAGACCTCTTTGTGATTGGTGGCCTGCATCTCGGCGTTGAGGGCTTCGGCGAAGCGGAACGCGCCCCGGCCGGGGTCTTTGCGGTTGAGGAACCGGACTTCGATCTCGTCGCGATCGTCGCCGGTCGCATCCTTCACGACCCGGGGCGGGGCGGTGGTGAGCAGCGAGCCGTACTCTTCTGGGGGATCGACGGTGAGCGCCGGGCGTTTGCCGCCGAGCGGGCCGATGGTTTTCTCCATGAGCTCGTCCCAGGACAGGTCTTTGCCGAACTCGACGTTGAGCTGGCCGAGGATGAGCGAACTGGCGCGGGACCGGCCGTAGGGCCCCTCGGAGCTGCCGGGCGAGGCTTTGCGGTTGGTGGCGTAGAAGATCGTCGCGTTGCCGTGACGCTGGCTCTCGGGCAGGTTGCTGAACGGGTCGGCCCGCGACTGATCGAACATGACCGGGGCCCGCATGAGCGAGCGTTGGCATCCGGTCAGGACGAGTGGCAACACGACAAGGCCGAGCAGGAGTAACCGTTTGCCCCAAAAAATCGTGAAAGCGTGCGTCATGAACCGGCTCCGGCACCGTCTAGTAGAAGAAGATGGATTCTACCAATCAATCACGTGGGTTTGCGTTGGTCGGCGATGCCGGTTACCAATCCGGCATGAACCAACGCCCCGCCAACGAACTGCGTCCCACCACCATCGAACCCTTCCCCGCCGGTGCCCCCGGCAGCGTGGTCATCACCGCGGGGAAGACCAAGGTGCTATGCACCGCCAGCGTGCAGGCGGATGTCCCCCGGTGGATCAAGAAAGACCCCGAGACCGGCCTGCCGACCCACGGCTGGGTGACGGCCGAGTACTCGATGCTCCCGGGCTCCACACCCGACCGCAAGCGTCGCGGCACCGACGGCCGGAGCACCGAGATCCAGCGCCTCATCGGCCGGGCGCTGCGGGCCGCGGTCGACCTAGACAAGATGCCGGGCCTGGCGATCACCTGCGACTGTGACGTGTTGGTCGCCGACGGAGGCACGCGGACCGCGGCCATCACCGGGGCCTACGTCGCCCTCGGTCAGGCGCTCAACTGGGCCCGGGAGCAGGGCCGACTCGAGGGCGACCCCGTGGTCAGCCCGATCGCGGCGATCAGCGTGGGCATCATCGACGGCGTCCCGACGCTCGACCTGGATTACCCGCTGGACGTCCGGGCCGAGGTGGACATGAACGTGGCGATGAACGGCGAGGGCCAGTTCATCGAAGTCCAGGGCACCGGCGAGCAGGGCACCTTCGACCGGGTTCAACTCGACGCCCTGCTTGATCTGGCTCAGGACGGAATCAAAAGTCTCATGGCGATACAACAACAGGCTCTTTCATGAATCACATCTCCAACTGGGTCGCGGTCGGTGTCGGATTGTGGGCACTGACCGTGGGCGGGACGGCTCGGGCCGACGACGACGGCGTCGACGGCCAGGCGTTGATCCAGCAGGCCATTGAGCTTGGTGGACGAGAGCTCCCCGCCGACGCGGTCGAGGTGGAGATCTGGATGAAAGAGCCCATCGCTGCGCAGCGCGTGATCCAGCTGGGCAGCCAGTATTTCGTGTTGGAGGAAAGCACGGGCAAGGTCCGCCCGGGCTGGTCGGAGTCGCCGGGGAAGATCGAGGTGAGCAGCTGGTCGTCCGCGGAGAATCTGCTGGCGCAGCTGGCGCTCCCGCCGATGCCCGAGGCGCCGGAGGGGGTGGAGGTCCGCTCGATCTTCGTGCCGCAGGACCAGGGCATCCGCGTGACCG
Protein-coding regions in this window:
- a CDS encoding thioredoxin domain-containing protein → MADSPHHAELINEDGSWKYTNALAMETSPYLRQHAHNPVDWVPWGEAAFAEAAQRDVPIFLSIGYSTCYWCHVMERQVFENPAIAKQMNEQFVCVKVDREERPDVDDIYMTATQLLTGSGGWPMSVFLTPASPESEAGGLLPFWAGTYIPPTPAYGRPSFPQVMDAMSGAWRDERDHVIEQSQRVADAVRQQVAQGGASSSGGAVSLEMVERTAGQLRQRYDPTHGGFSGNDGPKFPTPSTVAVLLDVYQQEPDEELAEQIRHTLDRMALGGMYDQVGGGFHRYSVDEKWLVPHFEKMLYDNGQMLELYAQAYEEWQGERAAALYARVMHETADYLLREMLDATGAFWSAQDAEVNTKEGENYVWKPEQVGEALADEDDAEPLTALAMAMYGLDLGTNFQDPHHADAEAVNVLFMPRTMSELVGFADGDMGGVMRMRERINAALLKVRDTRDQPGTDDKVLTSWNGLAIAGLVEAGRLLEEPRFIDAARNAADAVLQHMSESGGGLLRSMRGDEAKIPAFLEDYAFFIHGLLKLHQTQEDSHGDRYLAEAARLNEVVQDRFAAANGGYFDTLEDQADLFVRTRSTYDGAIPSGNSQMIHNLLALHQLTDDEAHARRAVLDLRSFASPLAESGLGMTHMQRAALRALSDLPAEWASALEEDGPAEASGGRPVVVQVRPIEGEANAYRVVLSIVEGYHINANPASMEGLVSTAVSAEGVELEVTYPSPMTETYLFTDEPLSVYEGRVEIIVRADQPIEALTLQYQACTDSACLEPVTRSIKLR
- a CDS encoding TatD family hydrolase, with translation MIDTHCHLTYDGLHERVDSVIEAAQRNGVDRMITVGTTPNDAAKAAALAERFDNVFFTAGLHPGYSGNVTDHAALKDGLRQLLAHPRVVAVGEMGLDQHYPDPPMSSQRPAFAAQLELMNEHAEQGNPFPGVIHNRKATDETLAMIHDHGVPGERLVFHCFTGSVEEVEQILAIGAMVSFTGITTFKGAASVAEASDRVPLDRLMIETDSPYLTPAPYRKVKTNEPKFVRHVAEFLAERRGLSLREFVAAVDANAERFFRLPEVTA
- a CDS encoding PilZ domain-containing protein; protein product: MTDFRLPASDTTPSTDRKTEARRQPRLKIPAMYSLVRVRPAGADRYCWTGHIYDVSLSGMRFELDQPLEPGTDIEVRGILPGQEHVTFQATGKIVRFHDEEPELGPTRMGMVFEQFHSEVDQDRLLGYLGNHGLKIAA
- a CDS encoding polysaccharide biosynthesis protein, whose translation is MDHTGRSNPRSPLFAAKNSSISARTPRERRTGPGTLLVGTALCVRQLLPSLLTLDPAPSLLGCLLPKPAILPLPVLGGFDQLEAMAQRPEVQQVLVSLPAVMDDQLRTIAATLDRLGVTWRYLPPLADQLAGHSTPRNPKRRTGGVDPTQLIDRQPRPLDEPAIRAGVTGKTVLITGAGGSIGSELAHVVARFNPSRLVLVERSENSLFEIDRQIARRYPGLVRETVLHDVTQAERTLDLVERIAPAVIFHAAAHKHVPMMENHPAEAVENNFYGTRSIADAANQAGCERFVMISTDKAVNPSSVMGASKRLAELYIRHLDQGSDTTFCMVRFGNVLGSACSLIPIWTDQLGRGGPITVTHREMTRYFMTIPEAAGLVLQAGAYAEGGEVFLLDMGKPIRILDMADRFLRLQGFAPDVDVKIEITGPRPGEKLFEELAYTGEDMLPTPHESIRIWRAAQPEPAQIQQIISTFDRLRDKSSDGSRRWRDTNSEAIVTALRSLLPEMVKAASAAG
- a CDS encoding alpha/beta hydrolase; translated protein: MTHAFTIFWGKRLLLLGLVVLPLVLTGCQRSLMRAPVMFDQSRADPFSNLPESQRHGNATIFYATNRKASPGSSEGPYGRSRASSLILGQLNVEFGKDLSWDELMEKTIGPLGGKRPALTVDPPEEYGSLLTTAPPRVVKDATGDDRDEIEVRFLNRKDPGRGAFRFAEALNAEMQATNHKEVYVYIHGYRNSFIDAIESAASLHHYNGRRGAVITFAWPSQKHLLDYLEDRESATYAVSDLRQLLVFLADHTDAERINIVAHSMGTFLTSNTLREMRLIGYDKSPEQLHQRFRIDNVVLVAPDIDVDVLQKRFFREGFHDIPRQMTIYTSPDDKALAWATRLLFGIIRAGSITGDYLDETQRLWLKSHPHVSIIDITGQKTYGLGHSHHTENPGVASDLFLLLAHDLTPSERGLAITPETNVWGFPKGYGEAVRQIAERYYPLIEENPETGVEDTATADREINPPPTPLSPSPEAATAAP
- the rph gene encoding ribonuclease PH, with the translated sequence MDSTNQSRGFALVGDAGYQSGMNQRPANELRPTTIEPFPAGAPGSVVITAGKTKVLCTASVQADVPRWIKKDPETGLPTHGWVTAEYSMLPGSTPDRKRRGTDGRSTEIQRLIGRALRAAVDLDKMPGLAITCDCDVLVADGGTRTAAITGAYVALGQALNWAREQGRLEGDPVVSPIAAISVGIIDGVPTLDLDYPLDVRAEVDMNVAMNGEGQFIEVQGTGEQGTFDRVQLDALLDLAQDGIKSLMAIQQQALS